A single genomic interval of Armigeres subalbatus isolate Guangzhou_Male chromosome 1, GZ_Asu_2, whole genome shotgun sequence harbors:
- the LOC134207091 gene encoding uncharacterized protein LOC134207091 encodes MSSMVPTSVPNVANLSVAHDVPRRQLFGGPTSQQLAARHVVPRELPAFAGDPVEWPLFLSCYQNTTDMCGYSDGENLMRLQRCLKGNALEAVRSHLMHPTSVPLIIDTLKTLYGRPEQIIKSLLSKLRATPTPKPEHLESLIGFGLACKNLCSHLQAAGFHDHLSNPLLLQELVSKLPATLKLNWSLFKRQHVNADLTTFGNYMDQIVTAASEVTFLCEADGHGKQEKPKTKEKMFMHTSEEKAVESVAANHKENKPKPCVACQKDGHKIKDCYSFRKMTLEDRWKLVQERFLCRRCLGSHGRFPCKASNCGENGCEDRHHMLLHPGNPQLSRATENPATTSTVTVHRQPKQTVLFRILPVSLHGNGKTIRTYAFLDDGSSRTLVEAKVAAELGVTGNVHPLCLQWTSGVERVEDESQLIKLQISGTTNTTRFDLKEVHTVKSLNLPAQSLAFSELTNQFPHLQGLPVQSYATAVPTILIGLDNSFVMATRKSREGIRGSPIAAKTRLGWTVYGSTCGEVVQSTHQLFHISVRSPDQELHDLVKEFFALESAGAVTSTKESDDDRRARQILEETTVRTESGRFQTGLLCKCDHVEFPNSRPMAENRFRCLERRLASRPVLYINVKIQITQYQAKGYAHKASPEEFASFDPKRTWFLPLNVVTNPRKPNKVRLVWDAAAKVQGHSFNSALLSGPDFLLPLPAVLSSFRQFEVAISADICEMFHQILIRPEDRSAQLFLWRDDPSKPFEVFVMDVATFGSTCSPSAAQFVKNRNAEEFSEEFPRAAEAITKRHYVDDFLCSVDTEQEAVELAEQVKLVHSKAGFVIRNWLSNSSYVLTRVGEQPTEMMEKVWIDRSDAYEHVLGMVWKPEPDVFVFQGVFREEIQALLSDGAVPTKREVLRTVMSIFDPIGLVAIFVIHGKVLVQHIWRSGLGWDERIGDTLLEQWKRWVKLLQQLNQVEIPRCYFPGYSSEGYRTAELHIFVDASEEAFAAVAYFRIVEETRVRCSLVSAKTKVDEWRWVPSRMNVADEATKWGKGLDITSSSRWFQAPKSILYEHPNSWPQQTTKEEESSEELRPIHLHLEVAREELLQYERFSKWERLVRAVSYVRRFVDNLRCKAKKQSPSNTEWLNRGELLRAETTVFKQIQHEAFGDELVILKKNQELPAGEQQRLKKTSKILKLSPFLDEQGVIRMDGRIAGAQQVSFDFKFPVILPKGHEGTKLLVDWYHRQHKHCNPETAVNEMRQKFHVSEMRVVFKQAGKHCQWCKIYRAAPEIPRMAPLPQARTVSHVRPFTYVGVDYFGPMLVKQGRSEVKRWVALFTCLTIRAVHLEVVHNLTTESCKMAVRQFVARRGAPREIFSDRGTNFVGASRDLKEELKRINSNLASTFTNTDTQWRFNPPSTPHMGGSWERMVRSVKSALASISIGGKPDDETLRTFLIEAESIVNSRPLTYLPIESEEQQALSPNCFLMLSTSGVNQPARGPIVECSGARCNWDLCKQLLDRFWSRWVKEYLPTITRRTKWFRDHKPVEVGDLVVVVEDRIRNGWLRGRVLRVFPGRDGRVRNAEVETANAGVLVRSIAKLAVLKVGSTAEDNFEQYGSRTAINQHPVSKGSLDPLAA; translated from the exons ATGTCATCGATGGTTCCCACATCTGTTCCCAACGTCGCTAATCTGTCCGTCGCCCACGATGTTCCCCGCCGACAACTATTCGGTGGTCCAACCTCACAGCAACTCGCCGCCAGACACGTCGTGCCCAGAGAGCTTCCTGCTTTCGCCGGTGATCCAGTCGAGTGGCCGTTGTTCCTGAGCTGCTATCAAAATACGACCGACATGTGTGGCTATTCCGATGGCGAAAACCTTATGCGGTTGCAGCGGTGCCTCAAAGGAAACGCGTTGGAGGCTGTTCGAAGCCATCTGATGCATCCTACATCCGTGCCGCTGATCATCGACACGTTAAAAACTCTATACGGACGCCCAGAGCAGATCATCAAATCGCTACTATCCAAGCTACGTGCAACGCCAACCCCCAAGCCTGAACACCTGGAGAGCCTGATCGGTTTCGGTTTGGCGTGCAAAAACCTTTGTAGCCACCTCCAAGCAGCGGGTTTTCACGATCACCTTTCGAATCCCTTGTTGCTTCAGGAGTTGGTGAGTAAATTGCCAGCCACCCTCAAGCTAAACTGGTCACTCTTCAAGCGCCAACATGTGAACGCCGATCTTACTACGTTTGGCAACTACATGGACCAGATTGTGACAGCCGCCAGTGAGGTGACGTTTCTCTGTGAAGCAGATGGACATGGCAAGCAAGAAAAACCGAAGACGAAGGAGAAGATGTTTATGCACACTTCTGAGGAGAAGGCAGTGGAAAGTGTAGCAGCCAATCACAAGGAGAACAAGCCGAAGCCGTGTGTAGCCTGCCAGAAGGACGGTCACAAAATCAAGGATTGCTACAGCTTCCGCAAGATGACTCTCGAAGATCGCTGGAAATTGGTTCAGGAGCGGTTCCTCTGTCGTCGTTGTTTGGGTTCTCACGGCAGATTCCCATGCAAGGCAAGCAACTGTGGGGAGAATGGTTGTGAGGATCGGCACCACATGCTACTACATCCCGGGAATCCACAATTATCTCGAGCAACCGAAAACCCAGCAACTACAAGCACAGTTACCGTTCATCGTCAGCCCAAGCAAACCGTCCTGTTCCGGATTCTCCCGGTGTCGCTACACGGGAATGGCAAAACAATCAGGACGTACGCCTTTCTCGACGACGGCTCATCCAGAACTCTGGTGGAAGCGAAGGTAGCTGCAGAGCTCGGCGTGACCGGCAACGTACATCCCCTCTGTTtgcagtggaccagtggagttGAGCGGGTGGAAGACGAATCACAGCTGATAAAGTTGCAGATTTCGGGTACGACAAATACCACAAGATTCGACTTGAAGGAAGTGCATACTGTGAAGAGTCTTAACCTTCCGGCCCAGTCATTGGCCTTCAGTGAACTTACCAATCAATTTCCCCATCTACAAGGACTACCTGTCCAAAGCTACGCGACCGCCGTTCCCACGATCCTGATCGGCTTGGATAATTCGTTTGTGATGGCAACACGGAAAAGTAGAGAAGGAATTAGAGGCAGTCCGATCGCAGCCAAAACCAGGCTGGGCTGGACAGTCTATGGAAGCACGTGCGGCGAAGTGGTCCAGTCCACCCATCAGCTGTTTCACATTTCCGTTCGTTCGCCCGATCAAGAGCTCCACGACCTAGTGAAGGAGTTCTTTGCTTTGGAAAGTGCGGGTGCTGTAACTTCCACGAAAGAGAGCGACGATGATCGACGTGCCCGTCAAATTCTGGAAGAGACTACTGTACGGACGGAATCAGGGAGGTTCCAGACAGGCTTGCTGTGTAAGTGCGACCACGTGGAATTCCCGAATAGTCGGCCCATGGCGGAAAACCGGTTCCGCTGTCTCGAGCGCCGCCTAGCATCAAGGCCCGTCCTATACATCAACGTGAAGATCCAGATTACACAATACCAAGCCAAGGGATACGCACATAAGGCTAGTCCGGAGGAATTTGCCAGTTTCGACCCCAAGCGGACCTGGTTTCTGCCGTTGAACGTCGTTACAAACCCAAGGAAGCCGAACAAGGTTCGATTAGTGTGGGACGCGGCCGCTAAAGTCCAAGGGCACTCGTTCAATTCTGCTCTTCTTTCTGGTCCGGACTTCCTCTTACCGCTTCCGGCGGTTCTGTCTTCGTTTCGCCAGTTTGAGGTGGCCATCAGCGCTGACATCTGCGAGATGTTCCACCAGATCTTGATTCGGCCTGAGGACCGATCGGCACAGCTGTTCCTGTGGCGGGACGATCCCTCCAAGCCCTTCGAGGTGTTCGTCATGGACGTAGCAACGTTCGGCTCCACCTGctcaccttctgcagctcaaTTCGTCAAAAATCGGAATGCCGAAGAGTTttccgaagagtttccgcgGGCAGCGGAGGCAATCACGAAACGCCATTATGTAGACGATTTTCTGTGCAGCGTGGACACCGAGCAGGAAGCAGTGGAGCTAGCAGAACAGGTCAAGTTAGTGCACTCCAAGGCCGGATTCGTGATTCGAAATTGGCTGTCGAACTCTAGTTACGTTCTCACACGGGTCGGGGAACAGCCAACAGAAATGATGGAAAAAGTTTGGATTGACAGGTCCGACGCTTACGAACACGTTCTCGGAATGGTCTGGAAGCCTGAACCGGATGTCTTTGTTTTTCAAGGTGTTTTCCGAGAAGAAATCCAGGCTCTACTTTCGGATGGCGCTGTTCCAACCAAACGAGAAGTTCTGCGCACTGTGATGAGCATCTTCGACCCCATCGGACTGGTAGCCATCTTCGTCATCCACGGAAAAGTGCTTGTGCAGCATATCTGGCGCTCTGGACTTGGTTGGGATGAACGCATTGGTGACACACTGCTTGAGCAGTGGAAGCGATGGGTCAAGTTACTCCAGCAGCTGAATCAAGTCGAAATCCCACGTTGCTACTTCCCTGGCTACTCTTCTGAAGGCTACAGAACCGCCGAGCTGCACATTTTCGTAGACGCTTCCGAGGAAGCCTTTGCAGCCGTAGCATATTTCCGAATCGTTGAAGAAACAAGAGTTCGATGCTCGTTGGTGTCAGCGAAAACGAAG GTCGATGAATGGCGTTGGGTACCATCGCGTATGAATGTCGCTGACGAGGCCACAAAGTGGGGAAAAGGTCTCGATATCACCTCCAGCAGTCGCTGGTTCCAAGCTCCAAAATCTATACTATACGAGCACCCGAATTCGTGGCCACAGCAAACAACAAAAGAAGAGGAGTCTTCGGAAGAACTTCGTCCGATTCATCTTCACCTTGAAGTAGCCAGGGAAGAGCTGCTGCAGTACGAACGGTTTTCAAAATGGGAGCGCCTGGTCCGTGCTGTATCCTACGTACGCCGGTTCGTGGACAATCTTCGTTGCAAGGCAAAAAAGCAATCACCAAGCAACACGGAATGGTTAAATCGGGGCGAACTGCTGCGTGCGGAGACAACCGTCTTCAAACAAATCCAGCACGAGGCTTTCGGGGACGAGCTTGTTATTCTGAAGAAAAACCAAGAACTTCCCGCTGGTGAACAACAGAGACTTAAGAAAACTAGCAAGATCCTCAAACTTTCACCCTTTCTGGACGAGCAAGGTGTCATACGGATGGACGGCAGGATTGCAGGTGCACAACAGGTGTCCTTCGATTTCAAGTTCCCGGTCATTCTTCCCAAAGGACATGAGGGAACAAAGCTTCTTGTCGATTGGTATCATCGGCAGCACAAGCATTGCAATCCTGAAACTGCGGTCAACGAGATGCGCCAGAAGTTTCATGTGTCGGAAATGAGAGTTGTTTTCAAGCAGGCCGGAAAACATTGCCAGTGGTGCAAGATTTACAGGGCAGCGCCGGAGATCCCGAGAATGGCTCCGCTTCCACAAGCAAGGACGGTGTCACATGTGCGACCATTCACCTATGTCGGCGTTGACTACTTCGGGCCGATGCTGGTTAAGCAGGGACGTAGCGAGGTAAAACGTTGGGTCGCGTTGTTCACCTGCTTGACCATCCGCGCAGTGCATCTTGAGGTGGTGCATAACCTGACTACAGAGTCCTGCAAGATGGCGGTAAGGCAATTCGTCGCACGGAGGGGGGCTCCGAGGGAAATTTTCAGCGATCGGGGAACCAACTTCGTGGGTGCAAGCCGCGATCTGAAGGAAGAGCTGAAGAGAATCAACAGTAACCTCGCCAGTACGTTCACTAATACGGATACGCAGTGGCGTTTCAATCCTCCATCGACACCGCATATGGGGGGGTCTTGGGAACGCATGGTCCGGTCGGTCAAAAGCGCACTGGCATCAATTTCCATAGGGGGCAAGCCGGACGACGAAACCCTTCGCACGTTTTTAATCGAGGCTGAATCAATAGTTAACTCGAGACCACTTACCTACCTGCCAATCGAGTCCGAGGAGCAACAAGCACTTTCCCCTAATTGCTTCCTGATGCTTAGTACTAGCGGAGTAAATCAGCCGGCAAGGGGTCCAATCGTTGAATGTTCGGGTGCGCGCTGCAACTGGGACCTATGCAAACAACTGCTGGATAGGTTCTGGAGTCGCTGGGTCAAGGAATATCTCCCTACGATCACCAGGCGCACGAAATGGTTCAGAGATCACAAGCCCGTTGAAGTTGGAGATTTGGTAGTAGTAGTCGAAGACCGTATCCGGAATGGGTGGCTGAGAGGACGTGTACTACGTGTGTTTCCGGGACGTGACGGGCGCGTACGGAATGCTGAAGTGGAGACAGCCAATGCAGGAGTGCTGGTTCGGTCAATCGCCAAGCTGGCGGTTCTGAAGGTCGGTAGTACCGCTGAAGATAACTTCGAGCAATACGGGTCACGAACGGCGATAAACCAGCACCCCGTTTCGAAAGGGTCACTCGATCCACTCGCAGCATAA